The proteins below come from a single Kosakonia sp. SMBL-WEM22 genomic window:
- the tal gene encoding transaldolase — MNYLDGLKQFTTVVADSGDIESIRHYQPEDATTNPSLLLKAAGLGHFSHLVDDALEYGKARGKTQEQQVAEASDKLAVNIGAEILKSIPGRVSTEVDARLSYDKEKSIAKARRIVELYQEQGIDKSRILIKLASTWEGIRAAEELQKEGIDCNLTLLFSFAQARACAEAGVYLISPFVGRIYDWYNDRKPMDPYVVDEDPGVKSVRNIYDYYKQHRYETIVMGASFRRVEQILALAGCDRLTISPALLQELQEHEGTVERKLVPSTQTFSRQAKMTEAEFRWEHNLDPMAVEKLSDGIRQFAVDQRKLEDLLAAKL, encoded by the coding sequence ATGAATTATTTAGACGGCCTGAAACAGTTCACCACCGTCGTGGCGGACAGCGGCGACATCGAATCCATTCGCCATTACCAGCCGGAAGATGCCACCACCAACCCCTCTCTGCTGCTGAAGGCCGCTGGGCTTGGGCACTTTTCCCACCTGGTCGACGACGCGCTGGAGTATGGTAAAGCGCGCGGCAAAACCCAGGAGCAGCAGGTCGCGGAAGCGAGCGACAAACTGGCGGTCAATATCGGTGCGGAAATTCTGAAAAGCATTCCGGGCCGCGTCTCCACTGAAGTCGACGCGCGTCTCTCCTATGACAAAGAGAAGAGCATTGCCAAAGCGCGCCGCATCGTTGAGCTCTACCAGGAGCAGGGGATCGATAAGTCACGCATTCTGATCAAACTCGCCTCCACCTGGGAAGGCATCCGCGCGGCAGAAGAGCTGCAAAAAGAGGGTATCGACTGTAACCTGACGCTGCTCTTCTCTTTCGCGCAGGCGCGTGCCTGTGCTGAAGCGGGCGTCTATCTGATTTCGCCCTTCGTCGGGCGCATCTACGACTGGTACAACGACCGCAAACCGATGGACCCGTATGTGGTGGATGAAGACCCAGGCGTGAAATCGGTGCGCAATATCTATGACTACTACAAACAGCACCGCTACGAGACCATCGTGATGGGTGCCAGCTTCCGCCGCGTCGAGCAGATCCTTGCTCTTGCCGGCTGTGACCGTCTCACCATCTCGCCTGCCTTACTGCAAGAGTTGCAGGAGCATGAAGGCACCGTCGAGCGCAAACTGGTGCCGTCCACCCAGACCTTCTCACGTCAGGCGAAAATGACCGAAGCGGAGTTCCGCTGGGAACATAACCTCGACCCGATGGCGGTTGAGAAACTCTCTGACGGCATCCGCCAGTTCGCTGTCGACCAGCGCAAACTCGAAGATCTGCTTGCTGCCAAACTTTAA
- the ypfM gene encoding protein YpfM, translating to MIEHELGNWKDFIEGMLRK from the coding sequence ATGATTGAACATGAACTGGGGAACTGGAAAGATTTTATCGAAGGCATGCTTCGTAAATAA
- the tkt gene encoding transketolase, with the protein MSRKELANAIRALSMDAVQKANSGHPGAPMGMADIAEVLWNDFLQHNPADLTWYNRDRFILSNGHASMLLYSLLHLSGYDLPIEELKNFRQLHSKTPGHPEIGYTPGVETTTGPLGQGLANAVGLAIAERTLAAQFNRPGHDIVDHYTYVFMGDGCLMEGISHEVCSLAGTLGLGKLIGFYDHNGISIDGETEGWFTDDTAKRFEAYNWHVISEVDGHSAEAVKKAIEEAQQVKDKPSLIICRTVIGFGSPNKAGKEESHGAALGDEEVALTRKQLGWNYGPFEIPKEIYQAWDAHDRGAKAQQSWNEKLAAWEKEYPDLAAEFKRRMSGGLPENWEQTTSEYINNLQANPAKIASRKASQNTLNSYGPVLPELLGGSADLAPSNLTIWSGSTSIKEDAAGNYIHYGVREFGMTAIANGIAHHGGFVPYTATFLMFVEYARNAARMAALMKARQIMVYTHDSIGLGEDGPTHQAVEQIASLRLTPNFSTWRPCDQVEAAVGWKLAIERHNGPTALILSRQNLAQMERTPEQVKAISKGGYILKDSDGKPDLILIATGSEMEITMKAADQLSGEGVKVRVVSLPSTDIFDAQDEAWRESVLPSDVSARVAVEAGIADYWYKYVGLKGAIVGMTGYGESAPAEKLFPYFGFTVENIVAKAKAVLNK; encoded by the coding sequence ATGTCCCGTAAAGAGCTTGCTAACGCCATTCGCGCCCTGAGTATGGACGCGGTGCAAAAAGCCAATTCCGGCCACCCCGGTGCGCCAATGGGGATGGCGGATATCGCGGAAGTGCTGTGGAACGACTTTCTGCAGCACAACCCGGCCGACCTAACCTGGTACAACCGCGACCGCTTTATTCTCTCTAACGGTCACGCCTCGATGCTGCTCTACAGCCTGCTGCACCTTAGCGGCTATGACCTGCCGATCGAAGAGCTGAAAAACTTTCGTCAGCTGCACTCCAAAACGCCGGGCCACCCGGAAATTGGCTACACGCCGGGCGTCGAGACCACCACCGGCCCGCTGGGCCAGGGGCTGGCAAACGCCGTCGGTCTGGCCATTGCCGAGCGCACGCTGGCGGCGCAATTTAACCGTCCGGGCCATGACATTGTCGATCACTACACCTATGTCTTTATGGGCGATGGCTGTCTGATGGAGGGGATCTCCCACGAAGTCTGCTCGCTGGCGGGCACGCTGGGCTTAGGCAAACTGATTGGCTTCTACGATCACAACGGCATCTCCATTGATGGCGAAACCGAAGGCTGGTTTACCGATGACACCGCCAAACGCTTTGAAGCCTATAACTGGCATGTGATTAGCGAAGTGGATGGTCACTCTGCGGAAGCAGTGAAAAAAGCCATCGAAGAGGCACAGCAGGTAAAAGATAAGCCGTCGCTGATTATCTGCCGCACGGTGATTGGTTTTGGCTCGCCGAACAAAGCGGGCAAAGAGGAGTCCCATGGCGCGGCGCTCGGCGACGAAGAGGTGGCGCTGACCCGCAAACAGCTGGGCTGGAACTACGGTCCGTTCGAGATCCCGAAAGAGATCTACCAGGCGTGGGACGCCCACGATCGCGGTGCGAAAGCCCAGCAGTCGTGGAATGAGAAACTGGCCGCGTGGGAGAAAGAGTACCCGGATCTGGCAGCAGAGTTCAAACGCCGTATGAGCGGCGGACTGCCGGAGAACTGGGAGCAGACCACCTCCGAATACATCAACAACCTGCAGGCTAACCCGGCGAAGATCGCCAGCCGCAAGGCATCGCAAAACACCCTGAACAGCTATGGTCCGGTGCTGCCGGAACTGCTTGGCGGCTCGGCGGATCTGGCGCCAAGTAACCTCACCATTTGGTCAGGATCTACCTCGATTAAAGAGGATGCCGCCGGAAACTACATTCACTACGGTGTGCGTGAGTTTGGCATGACGGCGATTGCTAACGGTATCGCTCACCACGGCGGTTTCGTGCCCTACACCGCCACCTTCCTGATGTTTGTTGAATACGCCCGTAATGCGGCGCGTATGGCGGCGCTGATGAAAGCGCGGCAGATCATGGTCTACACCCATGACTCCATCGGCCTTGGCGAAGATGGCCCAACGCACCAGGCGGTTGAGCAGATTGCCAGCCTGCGTCTGACGCCAAACTTCAGCACCTGGCGCCCCTGCGACCAGGTGGAAGCAGCGGTCGGCTGGAAACTGGCGATTGAACGCCACAACGGCCCGACGGCGCTGATCCTCTCGCGTCAGAATCTGGCGCAGATGGAGCGAACCCCGGAGCAGGTCAAGGCGATCAGCAAAGGCGGTTATATCCTGAAAGATAGCGATGGCAAACCGGATCTGATCCTGATTGCCACCGGCTCCGAAATGGAGATCACTATGAAGGCCGCCGATCAGTTGAGCGGTGAAGGCGTTAAAGTGCGGGTGGTTTCGCTGCCTTCTACGGATATCTTTGATGCCCAGGATGAAGCGTGGCGCGAATCAGTGCTGCCGTCGGATGTCAGCGCGCGCGTCGCGGTGGAAGCCGGGATTGCCGATTACTGGTACAAATATGTCGGTCTGAAAGGGGCAATCGTCGGCATGACCGGCTATGGCGAGTCCGCTCCGGCGGAGAAACTCTTCCCTTACTTCGGCTTTACCGTTGAGAATATCGTGGCGAAAGCCAAAGCGGTGCTTAACAAGTAA
- a CDS encoding DUF1176 domain-containing protein, which produces MRYRSVLTLLFGLCTAPALWAAPAQKTFSDWQVTCNNQNFCVARNTGDHAGLVMSLERSAGARADAALRIDLGGIGIPVGKAPPIAGRLLLDGQPLKMTNTEWKIAPWHLMTSNPQTVAALLETIQDGQTITLQSGQGRISLAGLKAALLFIDAQQKRVGSKTAWIKKGVSPPLSVPPAPALKEVVQPTAAPAPLTHQQLNDLLDYGNWRMSNTQCSLDPARRQVRVYALTNDKALLMIDCEAGAYNVIDLAWLVSRQKPFVSRLVRLRLPFSPDNGNSEMELMNASFDEKSRELTTLAKGRGLADCGVASRWRFDGQTFRLVRYAQEPTCDNWHGPDSWPTLWVTR; this is translated from the coding sequence ATGCGTTATCGCAGCGTACTTACTCTCCTTTTCGGTCTTTGCACCGCACCCGCTCTGTGGGCGGCGCCTGCACAGAAAACCTTCTCCGACTGGCAAGTAACCTGTAATAACCAGAATTTTTGCGTCGCGCGCAATACCGGCGATCACGCCGGGCTGGTGATGAGCCTTGAGCGCAGCGCCGGGGCGCGCGCCGATGCTGCTTTGCGTATCGATCTCGGCGGTATCGGCATCCCTGTGGGTAAAGCACCGCCGATTGCCGGGCGTCTGCTGCTTGATGGTCAACCGTTGAAGATGACCAACACAGAGTGGAAAATCGCGCCGTGGCATCTGATGACCAGCAACCCGCAAACCGTAGCCGCGCTGCTGGAGACCATCCAGGATGGGCAGACCATCACCCTGCAGAGCGGGCAGGGGAGGATTTCGCTCGCCGGGCTGAAAGCCGCACTGCTGTTTATTGACGCGCAGCAAAAACGCGTCGGCAGTAAAACCGCGTGGATTAAAAAAGGGGTCAGTCCGCCGCTGAGCGTGCCGCCCGCGCCCGCCTTAAAAGAGGTTGTCCAGCCTACTGCGGCCCCCGCGCCCTTAACCCACCAGCAACTTAACGATCTGCTTGATTACGGCAACTGGCGAATGAGCAACACCCAGTGCTCCCTCGACCCGGCGCGCCGCCAGGTACGGGTCTACGCGCTGACCAATGATAAAGCGCTGCTGATGATTGATTGCGAAGCGGGGGCTTACAATGTGATCGATCTCGCCTGGCTTGTCTCGCGGCAAAAACCGTTTGTCTCCCGCCTGGTACGCCTGCGGCTGCCGTTCTCCCCGGATAACGGCAACAGCGAGATGGAGCTGATGAATGCCTCGTTTGATGAGAAGAGCCGCGAGCTGACGACGCTGGCGAAAGGGCGAGGGCTTGCAGATTGCGGCGTCGCCAGCCGCTGGCGTTTCGACGGCCAGACTTTTCGCCTCGTACGTTATGCTCAGGAGCCGACCTGCGACAACTGGCACGGCCCCGATTCATGGCCAACTCTTTGGGTCACGCGATAA
- the acrD gene encoding multidrug efflux RND transporter permease AcrD, translating to MANFFIDRPIFAWVLAILICLTGALAISSLPVEQYPDLAPPNVRITANYPGASAQTLENTVTQVIEQNMTGLDNLMYMSSQSSATGQASITLNFRAGTDPDEAVQQVQNQLQSAMRKLPQTVQNQGVTVRKTGDTNILTIAFVSTDGSMDKQDIADYVASNIQDPLSRVNGVGDIDAYGSQYAMRIWLDPSKLTSYQLTTGDVTRAISSQNAQIAVGQLGGTPSVDRQALNATINAQSLLQTPEQFRAITLRVNPDGSEVRLGDVATVELGAEKYDYLSRYNGKAASGLGVKLASGANEMETAELVLQRLDELSHYFPHGLEYKVAYETASFVKASIIDVVKTLLEAIVLVFVVMYLFLQNFRATLIPTIAVPVVLLGTFGVLYSFGYSINTLTMFAMVLAIGLLVDDAIVVVENVERIMSEEGLSPREATRKSMGQIQGALVGIAMVLSAVFVPMAFFGGTTGAIYRQFSITIVSAMVLSVLVAMILTPALCATLLKPLHKGEQHGQKGFFGAFNRVFNRNADRYQTAVGKILHHALRWILLYLLLIGVMVLLFMRLPTSFLPLEDRGMFTTSIQLPSGSTQQQTLKVVQKVEKYFFTHEKENVQSVFATVGSGPGGNGQNVARLFIRLKDWESRHTSEGSAFAIIERATKAFSRIKEARVFAGSPPAISGMGSSAGFDMELQDHAGAGHDALMAARDQLIQLASQDPALTRVRHNGLDDSAQLQIDIDQRKAQALGVSIDDINDTLKTAWGSSYVNDFMDRGRVKKVYVQSAAKFRMLPDDINRWYVRNNSGGMVPFSAFATSHWQTGSPRLERYNGYAAVEIVGEAAPGVSTGTAMDVMEKLVRQLPTGFGLEWTAMSYQERLSGAQAPALYAVSLLVVFLCLAALYESWSVPFSVMLVVPLGVIGALVATWMRGLENDVYFQVGLLTVIGLSAKNAILIVEFANEMNARGEDLLASTLHACRQRLRPILMTSLAFVFGVLPMATSTGAGSSSQHAVGTGVMGGMISATVLAIFFVPLFFVLVRRRFPLRAKPR from the coding sequence ATGGCGAATTTTTTTATCGATCGCCCCATCTTCGCGTGGGTGCTGGCGATCCTGATCTGTCTGACCGGGGCGCTCGCCATTAGCTCGTTGCCCGTTGAGCAATATCCCGATTTAGCGCCGCCAAATGTGCGCATTACCGCCAACTACCCCGGTGCGTCGGCGCAGACGCTGGAAAACACCGTCACGCAGGTGATTGAGCAGAATATGACCGGGCTCGATAACCTGATGTATATGTCCTCGCAAAGCAGCGCCACGGGCCAGGCGTCAATCACCCTGAACTTCCGCGCCGGGACCGACCCCGATGAAGCGGTGCAGCAGGTTCAAAACCAGCTGCAGTCCGCGATGCGCAAGCTGCCGCAAACCGTGCAGAACCAGGGCGTGACGGTGCGCAAAACCGGTGATACCAACATCCTCACCATCGCCTTTGTCTCCACCGACGGGTCGATGGATAAGCAGGATATTGCCGACTATGTGGCGAGTAACATTCAGGACCCATTAAGCCGCGTTAACGGCGTCGGCGATATTGATGCCTACGGCTCGCAGTACGCTATGCGCATCTGGCTCGATCCGTCGAAGCTCACCAGTTATCAGCTCACCACCGGTGATGTGACCCGCGCCATTTCCTCCCAGAACGCGCAGATTGCCGTCGGACAACTGGGCGGCACGCCCTCCGTTGACCGCCAGGCGCTGAATGCCACCATTAATGCGCAGTCGCTGTTACAGACGCCGGAGCAGTTCCGCGCTATCACGTTGCGCGTTAATCCTGACGGGTCGGAAGTGCGTCTTGGTGACGTGGCGACCGTTGAACTGGGTGCGGAAAAGTATGACTACCTCAGCCGTTATAACGGTAAAGCCGCCTCCGGGCTTGGCGTGAAGCTGGCCTCCGGGGCGAATGAGATGGAGACGGCAGAGCTGGTGCTCCAGCGGCTTGATGAGCTGTCCCACTACTTTCCCCACGGCCTTGAGTATAAAGTCGCTTACGAGACCGCCTCGTTTGTTAAAGCCTCAATCATTGACGTGGTTAAGACGCTTCTCGAAGCGATTGTGCTGGTGTTTGTGGTGATGTACCTCTTTTTGCAAAACTTCCGCGCCACACTGATCCCAACCATCGCCGTGCCGGTGGTGCTGCTCGGCACCTTTGGCGTGCTCTACTCCTTTGGCTACAGCATCAACACCCTGACGATGTTTGCGATGGTGCTCGCCATCGGCCTGCTGGTGGATGATGCGATTGTAGTGGTGGAAAATGTCGAGCGCATCATGAGCGAAGAGGGTCTTTCGCCGCGCGAGGCGACGCGCAAGTCGATGGGGCAGATTCAGGGCGCGCTGGTCGGCATTGCGATGGTGCTCTCCGCCGTGTTTGTACCGATGGCCTTCTTTGGCGGCACTACCGGTGCTATCTATCGCCAGTTCTCTATCACTATTGTTTCGGCAATGGTGCTCTCGGTGCTGGTGGCGATGATCCTGACACCTGCGCTCTGCGCCACGCTACTCAAGCCGCTGCACAAAGGCGAGCAGCACGGACAGAAGGGCTTCTTCGGTGCCTTTAACCGCGTCTTCAACCGTAATGCCGACCGCTATCAAACCGCCGTGGGCAAAATCCTGCACCACGCTCTGCGTTGGATCCTGCTCTATCTGCTGCTGATTGGCGTGATGGTGCTGCTGTTTATGCGCCTGCCCACCTCGTTTCTGCCACTGGAGGATCGCGGCATGTTTACCACCTCCATTCAGTTGCCGAGCGGCTCAACGCAACAGCAGACGCTGAAGGTGGTGCAGAAGGTTGAAAAGTACTTCTTCACCCATGAGAAAGAGAATGTGCAGTCGGTGTTCGCCACCGTCGGCTCCGGCCCCGGCGGCAACGGGCAAAACGTTGCGCGCCTCTTTATTCGCCTGAAAGATTGGGAGTCACGCCATACCAGCGAGGGCAGCGCCTTTGCCATTATCGAGCGCGCCACCAAAGCCTTTAGCCGCATCAAAGAAGCGCGCGTCTTTGCCGGCAGCCCGCCGGCGATCAGCGGCATGGGCAGCTCCGCCGGGTTTGATATGGAGTTGCAGGATCATGCCGGTGCTGGCCACGATGCGCTGATGGCGGCGCGCGACCAGTTGATTCAGCTCGCCTCGCAGGATCCGGCTCTCACCCGCGTGCGCCACAACGGGCTGGATGATAGCGCGCAGTTACAGATTGATATCGATCAGCGCAAAGCGCAGGCACTGGGCGTCTCGATTGATGATATTAACGACACGCTGAAGACCGCATGGGGCTCCAGCTACGTTAACGACTTTATGGATCGCGGCCGCGTGAAGAAGGTCTATGTGCAGTCGGCGGCGAAATTCCGCATGCTGCCGGATGACATTAACCGCTGGTATGTCCGCAATAACAGCGGCGGAATGGTGCCCTTCTCCGCTTTTGCCACCTCGCACTGGCAAACCGGCTCGCCGCGTCTTGAGCGCTACAACGGCTATGCGGCGGTGGAGATTGTCGGCGAAGCCGCGCCAGGGGTCAGTACCGGTACGGCAATGGATGTGATGGAGAAGCTGGTACGCCAGCTGCCGACCGGCTTTGGCCTGGAGTGGACGGCGATGTCTTATCAGGAGCGGCTCTCCGGCGCGCAGGCACCGGCACTCTATGCCGTCTCGCTGCTGGTGGTTTTCCTCTGCCTTGCCGCGCTGTATGAGAGCTGGTCGGTGCCCTTCTCGGTGATGCTGGTGGTGCCGCTGGGCGTAATTGGCGCGCTGGTAGCGACCTGGATGCGCGGGCTGGAGAATGATGTCTACTTCCAGGTGGGGCTGTTGACGGTGATTGGCCTGTCGGCGAAGAACGCGATTTTGATTGTTGAGTTCGCCAATGAGATGAATGCCCGCGGTGAAGATCTGCTCGCCTCAACGCTGCATGCCTGCCGCCAGCGTCTGCGGCCCATCCTGATGACCTCGCTGGCGTTTGTTTTTGGCGTGCTGCCAATGGCGACCAGCACCGGTGCCGGCTCAAGTAGCCAGCATGCGGTGGGCACCGGGGTGATGGGCGGGATGATTTCCGCCACGGTGCTGGCGATCTTCTTTGTCCCGCTCTTCTTTGTGCTGGTGCGCCGCCGCTTCCCGCTCAGGGCAAAACCACGTTAA
- the nudK gene encoding GDP-mannose pyrophosphatase NudK yields the protein MSLKIDVIKDKILSENYFVLRNITYDLTRQNGEVIRHKREVYDRGNGATIMLYNREKQSVVLIRQFRIASWVNGNESGMLIEACAGLLDDDEPEVCIRKEAIEETGYLVGEVRKVFELYMSPGGVTEIVHFFVAEYSDAQRANSGGGVEDEDIEVLELPFEQALAMVASGEIRDGKAVILLQYLQTSGLMA from the coding sequence ATGTCGCTAAAAATCGATGTGATTAAAGATAAAATCCTCTCCGAAAACTACTTTGTTCTGCGTAACATCACCTACGATTTGACGCGTCAGAATGGCGAAGTCATCCGCCATAAACGTGAGGTGTATGACCGCGGCAACGGCGCGACCATCATGCTCTATAACCGCGAAAAACAGAGCGTGGTGCTTATCCGCCAGTTCCGCATCGCCAGCTGGGTGAATGGCAACGAGAGTGGCATGCTGATTGAAGCCTGCGCCGGTCTGCTGGACGACGACGAGCCGGAAGTGTGCATTCGCAAAGAGGCGATTGAAGAGACCGGCTACCTGGTCGGTGAGGTGCGCAAAGTGTTCGAACTCTATATGTCGCCGGGCGGCGTGACGGAAATCGTGCACTTTTTTGTTGCCGAATATAGCGACGCGCAGCGCGCTAACAGCGGTGGTGGCGTGGAAGATGAAGATATCGAAGTGCTGGAACTGCCCTTTGAACAGGCGCTGGCGATGGTGGCAAGCGGTGAGATCCGTGACGGCAAGGCGGTCATTTTATTACAGTATCTGCAAACCTCTGGTCTGATGGCGTGA
- a CDS encoding ArsC family reductase → MITLYGIKNCDTIKKARRWLEAEQVEYRFHDYRVDGIDADLLRPAVAELGWEALLNTRGTTWRKLDEAQRAAVVDAETAIALMVEMPAIIKRPLLCAPGKPMLLGFNESSYEKFIHEV, encoded by the coding sequence ATGATCACCCTGTATGGCATCAAAAATTGCGACACCATCAAGAAAGCCCGCCGCTGGCTGGAGGCTGAGCAGGTGGAGTACCGCTTCCATGATTACCGCGTCGACGGGATTGATGCAGATCTGCTGCGCCCCGCAGTCGCAGAGCTTGGCTGGGAAGCATTACTGAACACGCGCGGAACCACCTGGCGCAAGCTGGATGAAGCGCAGCGCGCGGCAGTCGTTGACGCTGAAACGGCGATTGCCTTAATGGTTGAAATGCCAGCAATTATCAAACGACCATTGCTCTGCGCGCCCGGTAAGCCTATGCTGCTGGGTTTCAATGAATCCAGTTATGAGAAGTTTATTCACGAGGTGTAG
- the aegA gene encoding formate-dependent uric acid utilization protein AegA produces the protein MNRFIMANSQHCIGCHACEVACVMAHNDEQHPLTPGAFYPRITVIKNPQQNSAVTCHHCEAAPCARSCPNGAITRVDDAVQVNQQRCIGCKSCVVACPFGTMQVLVTDVKGQVKATAHKCDLCAERLAGPACVENCPADALTLINAEALANMAKTRRLRTASQQALPWHELPAQNDDKMRQLRSTATRGEPEKLALAARKSGFDEIYLPFRPLQAQQEAQRCLTCGEHSICEWRCPLHNHIPQWIARVKAGDIAAAVELSHQTNCLPEITGRVCPQDRLCEGACTLRDASGSVTIGNIERYISDQALAGGWRPDLRQVKPVDKRVAIIGAGPAGLACADVLVRHGVSATVFDRHPEIGGLLTFGIPAFKLDKSLLARRREIFSAMGIRFELNCEIGKDRPLEQLLQEFDAVFIGVGTYRSMKANLPNEQAPGVYDALPFLIANTKQLMGLETTADEPFVDTAGLNVVVLGGGDTAMDCVRTALRHGAAKVTCAYRRDEANMPGSKKEVKNARDEGANFEFNVQPLNIEVDEGGNVSGVRLQRTQLGEPDAKGRRRPVAIAGSEFIMPADAVIMAFGFNPHSMPWLSRQGVQVDEWGRIAASVNSTYRYQTTHPQIFAGGDAVRGADLVVTAMAEGRHAAQGMMAWLGINPPEKQ, from the coding sequence ATGAATCGTTTTATTATGGCGAATAGCCAACACTGTATTGGATGCCATGCCTGCGAAGTGGCCTGCGTAATGGCGCACAACGACGAGCAACATCCCCTTACCCCTGGTGCGTTCTACCCGCGTATTACTGTAATCAAAAACCCCCAGCAGAACAGCGCGGTGACCTGCCATCACTGCGAAGCCGCCCCCTGCGCGCGCAGTTGCCCGAACGGTGCCATCACCCGCGTCGATGACGCGGTGCAGGTGAATCAGCAGAGATGCATCGGCTGCAAATCCTGCGTTGTCGCCTGCCCGTTCGGCACGATGCAGGTGTTGGTCACGGACGTAAAAGGGCAGGTAAAAGCCACCGCTCACAAGTGCGATCTCTGCGCAGAGCGCCTGGCAGGCCCGGCCTGCGTGGAGAACTGCCCGGCGGATGCGCTCACCTTAATTAACGCAGAAGCGCTGGCAAATATGGCGAAAACACGGCGATTGCGCACCGCCAGCCAGCAGGCGCTGCCGTGGCACGAGCTTCCGGCGCAGAATGACGACAAAATGCGCCAGTTACGTAGTACCGCCACGCGCGGCGAGCCGGAGAAGCTGGCGCTGGCGGCGCGGAAAAGCGGCTTTGATGAGATCTACTTGCCATTTCGACCCCTGCAGGCGCAGCAGGAGGCGCAGCGCTGCTTAACTTGCGGCGAGCACAGCATCTGCGAATGGCGCTGTCCGCTGCACAACCATATTCCCCAGTGGATTGCTCGCGTAAAAGCGGGCGACATTGCTGCGGCAGTAGAGCTTTCGCACCAGACCAACTGCCTGCCGGAGATCACTGGCCGTGTCTGCCCGCAGGATCGTCTCTGCGAAGGGGCGTGTACCTTGCGCGATGCCTCCGGCTCGGTCACCATCGGCAACATTGAGCGTTACATCTCCGATCAGGCGCTGGCCGGGGGCTGGCGGCCCGACCTGCGGCAGGTGAAACCCGTTGATAAACGGGTGGCGATTATTGGCGCAGGGCCGGCGGGGCTGGCGTGTGCCGATGTGCTGGTCCGCCACGGCGTCAGCGCCACCGTCTTCGATCGCCACCCGGAAATCGGCGGCCTGCTCACCTTTGGCATTCCGGCTTTCAAGCTCGACAAATCTCTGCTGGCGCGGCGGCGCGAAATCTTTAGCGCGATGGGCATCCGTTTTGAACTCAATTGTGAAATCGGCAAAGATCGTCCACTGGAGCAACTGCTCCAGGAGTTCGACGCGGTATTCATCGGCGTCGGCACTTACCGCTCGATGAAAGCCAACCTGCCCAATGAACAGGCGCCTGGTGTCTATGACGCGTTACCGTTCCTGATTGCCAACACCAAACAATTGATGGGGCTTGAAACCACGGCGGATGAGCCATTTGTCGACACCGCCGGGCTAAACGTGGTGGTGCTCGGCGGCGGCGATACGGCGATGGACTGCGTGCGCACCGCGCTGCGTCACGGTGCGGCAAAAGTCACCTGCGCCTACCGCCGGGATGAAGCCAATATGCCCGGCTCGAAAAAAGAGGTGAAAAATGCCCGTGATGAGGGGGCGAACTTTGAGTTCAACGTCCAGCCGCTCAACATTGAAGTCGATGAGGGGGGCAACGTGAGCGGCGTACGTTTACAGCGTACGCAGCTCGGCGAGCCGGACGCGAAAGGGCGTCGCCGCCCGGTGGCGATCGCAGGGAGCGAGTTTATTATGCCCGCCGACGCGGTGATTATGGCCTTTGGTTTCAATCCCCATTCGATGCCGTGGTTGTCGCGCCAGGGTGTGCAGGTGGATGAGTGGGGACGCATCGCGGCCAGCGTCAATAGCACCTACCGGTATCAAACCACTCACCCGCAGATTTTTGCCGGTGGCGATGCGGTGCGCGGTGCCGATCTGGTGGTCACGGCGATGGCGGAGGGGCGCCATGCGGCGCAGGGGATGATGGCGTGGCTCGGCATTAACCCACCGGAGAAACAGTAA